In the genome of Anaerolineaceae bacterium oral taxon 439, the window GGAACGCAGCCGACCGTCCTTTACACGTCGACGAATAAAGTTTACGGCGGAATGGAAGACGTTCGCGTCTCGGTCGGGAAGACCCGCTACCGGTATCTGGATTATCCGGAGGGAATTACAGAGGCCCAGCCGCTCGATTTTCATTCGCCTTATGGATGCTCCAAGGGGGCGGGGGATCAGTACATGCGCGATTACGCACGGATTTACGGAATTCCGACCGTCGTATTCCGGCAGAGCGCGATCTACGGAACTCGCCAGTTCGGGATCGAGGATCAGGGCTGGGTTTCCTGGTTCATTATCGCCGTGCTGACGAATAAGCCGCTGACGATTTACGGCGACGGGAAGCAGGTCCGGGACCTGCTGTATATCGACGACCTGATCCGCGTTTACCATGCGGCCGTCGAGCAGCCGGAGAAATCCGCCGGGCAGATTTTCAATATTGGCGGGGGCTCTAAACGCGTTATTTCGGTTTGGAAGGAGTTTGGTCCGCTGCTGGAGGAATTAGCTGGAAAGCCGGTCGACGTCCGCTACAGCGACTGGCGTCCGGGCGATCAGGTCATCTACGTTTCCGATATCCATAAGGCAAAGGACGTTCTCGGCTGGGCGCCGGAAATCAGCGTGCGCGACGGGATTGAAATGGTCTGGCGCTGGGCTTCGGAGAATAAGGGCTTATTTTCGTGAAGATTCTTGTAGCGGTAACTTATTTCAGCCCGTACGTCAGCGGGCTGACGATATACGCCGAGCGGATCGCCAAGGCGTGGGCACGGCGGGGACATGAGGTAACTGTCCTTACCTCGCGTCATGATCCTTCGCTTCCGCGTGAAGAATTCGTCGACGGGGTTAAAATTGTCCGCTGCCCGATCTGGCTGAGGATCAGTAAGGGCGCGGTTATGCCGGCGTTTTGGGCTTATGCGCTGAAGCATATGGGCGAGTTCGACGTCGTCAATATCCACCTGCCGCAGTTCGACGCGGCCTGGGTCGCGTTCGCCGCCAGGCTGAAAAAGACGTTTTCGGTCCTGACGTATCATTGCGACCTGGTGATGCCGTCCGGATGGGTAAACGGGTTGGCGAACCGCGCGGTATTATGGATGAACCGGATGGCGGGGCGGTTCGCGGATAAAGTCGTCGCTTATACCGAGGATTACGCCGCCTATTCGTTCTTCCTTCCTGAATTCAAGCCGAAGCAGGCGATTATTCAGCCGCCGGTCGAGCTTCCCGCCGTGAGCGACGAGGGCGTTGACCGTTTTATCGCGGCGGTTAATCCGGACGGGTTCCGGCCGGTGATCGGAATGGCCTGCCGGTTGGCGGAGGATAAAGGCGCGGAAATTCTGCTGGACGCGCTTCCGGCGATCCTTGAAAAATATCCGAACGCCTGCGTTTACTTCGCTGGTCCGTACGATAACGTTTTAGGCGAACGTCCGTATTACCTGCGGCTGAAGGCGCGGTTCGACGCGATGATCCGCGCGGATCATTGGCGCTTTCTGGGGTCGCTTTCGCCGGACGGAATGGCGAAGTTCTACCGCATGATCGATTTACTGACGATGCCGTCGTTGAACCGGACGGACTCGTTCGGCCTGGTGCAGATTGAGGCGATGATGAACGGGAAGCCGGTGGTGGCTTCGAATTTACCCGGAATTCGCGTTCCGGTAACGCGGCATGGCATGGGCAGAATCTGCGAAATCGGGAGCGGCGAAGATTTGGCGGCGAAGATCCTCGACGTCCTGGGCGAAAAGAGAGATTATCGCGATAAAACCGCTGAAATCCGGGATTTTTACCGGCCGGAGGCTGTCGCGGCGAAGTATGAGGAAATGCTGAAGGAAAATGGAATCGAATAGTACAAACGTAACGACGATAAAAGACAGCGATTTTCTGTGGACACAGATCAGCGAGCTGCCCTATTTTCGCGGGCTGCTGCGCGCGGTTGAGTCGAAGTTTTATCAGGATTTAACGCTGAAACGGCCTGTGCTGGACGTCGGCTGCGGCGACGGTCATTTCGCGGCGCGGACGTTCGCGCAGAAAATCGACGTGGGGATCGACCCCTGGAAAGGTCCGTTAGCCGAGGCGACGGCGCGCGGCGTTTATGATCAGACGCTCGAATCCGCGGGCGCGGAGATCCCGTTCCCGGACGAAACGTTCGAAACGGTTATCAGTAACTCCGTTCTGGAGCATATTCCGGATCTCGATCCGGTTATTACCGAGATATCGCGCGTGATTAAACCGGGCGGGCTGTTTGTTTTCTGCGTCCCGAATCATCAGTTTCTGGGGAACTTGTCCGTCTCGAATTTTCTGGATCGGATTTACCTGAAGCCGTTGGGGAATCTGTACCGCGCTTTTTTCAACCGGATTTCGCGTCATTATCACTGCGATGCGCCGGACGTCTGGAAAAAGCGGCTGACGGATAACGGGTTTGAACTTGTCAGGCACTGGCATTATTTTTCTCCGAAGGCGTTCCATGTCCTCGAATGGGGGCATTATTTCGGGTTGCCGTCGCTGATTACGCGGAAGCTGTTCGGGAAATGGATCCTGTTCCCGAATCGAACGGCGCTGGCTCCGATCGAAAAGCTTTGCCGGAAGTACTATGAAGAACCGTGGGAACAGGAAGCCGGTTCTTACACGTTTTATATCGCGCGGAAGAAAGCGTAATTGCGTATAGGCGAAGGGGAATTTTTGGAAGAACTCAGCGTACTCGATTATCTTCGGCTTAAGCTGAAACGTGAAAACTGGGGGAAGGAGATTCTCCCGACGGGGGAGATCGTTCCCCACGATCCCGCGGCGACGGACGACAGCGCCGGAGAGACGGTCCCGCCGTTGGCAAGGTTCGGCGCATGGGTCGACCGCAACTTCGATTGGCGTCCTGAGACGGCGTATCCGCTCGAACGGTGGTCTTTCTTCCTCGCGGTTGCGCTCGCTTTCATGGCGCAGCTCCTGTTGGAACCCGAAATAACGGGGCCGTTCCGGAATGGCGCGCTGGCGGCGATCCTTTACGGCTTAGCCTCGATAAGCCTGATCCTGGGGGCGTTCCTGCTTGCGCTGCATGAGCGATCGCTTCGCTCATTTCGTTCGCTTCGCTCGCTTGTCGCGGAAGAGGCTGACATGTTGGACGAAACGAGCGCAGGAATCGTGAGTTCCGACGATCCGGAAGTCCCGTCTGCGTCCGAAGGCGCCGCCGCCCGCGATGATGATCCAGACCGTGAGCTGTGCGGTTCGGTTCCCTGGCTGCGTTCCGCTTTGGCGTTCGCGGTTACTGCTCTGGCGTTCGTTCTTTTTGGATCGAATCGGTTTAATTTCCTGAACGTCTCTGTATGGATTGGCGCAGTGCTCGTTTCGCTCGCCGCGTTTTTTGGAGCGCCGGACTGGAAGCGGTTCGCGGCCGGCGCCAGGTCCTTCCTCGGGAGGCTGAATCCGTTGCGGCTGACGATTGAGCCGTGGACGATCGCCTGTCTTTTCGTATTTGCGGTCTCGGGCTGGTTCCGGTTTTATCAGCTTTCGACCGTGCCGACGGACATGTTCAGCGATCACGCAGAGAAGCTGTATGACGTGATGGACGTTCTCAATGGACAGAACGCGATTTTCTTTATCCGCAATACCGGGCGGGAAGCTTTCCAATTCTATTGGACGGCGCTGATGATCCGGCTTTTCGGAACCGGCGTCAGCTTCCTGAGCCTGAAAATTGGAACGGCGATCGCGGGCATGACGGTGCTGCCGTTTGTGTACCTGCTTGGGAAACGTCTGAGCGGCCGTTGGGTCGGCCTGATCGCGATGCTGATCTGCGGCGTTGGGTATTGGCCGAACGTTCTGTCTCGCGTCGCGCTGCGATTTGCGTTTTATCCGATGTTCGCGGCGCCGGTGATCTATTTTCTGTTCGATGGGCTTGAATCGCGGAGGAAATGGCCGTTCGCGCTTGGCGGGCTGCTGATGGGCGTCGGTCTTCAGGGTTACAGCGCGTACCGGATCGTCCCGTTTCTGGTGCTGGTCCTGTTCGCGATCGCGCTGATCCGGGATCGGGCCGGAGCGCGGGTGGAGACGCTGCGGCGGATAGGGCTATTTTTCTGGTTCGCGCTGCTGGGCGCTCTGCCGTTGGCGAATATCGCGATGACGTCGCCGGAGCTGGTCTGGTACCGGGCTTTTTCGCGGTTGGATCCGACGTTTTCTCCAGAGTCCGCCTCCGCGGCGCTGGTTTTCACTTCGAATTTGTGGAAAGCGGCGATTATGCCGTTTTGGAGCAACGGGCGAATCTGGGTCCATTCGATCCCGTATCGCCCGGCGTTTGACCTGATCACGGCTGCTTTTTACTTTATTGGTTTGGGAGCGTTGACGATTCGCGCGGTTCGGAAACGCGAGTTTGAAGTGATTGCGCTGCTGATTTCGATTCCGATTTTACTGCTGCCGTCGGCATTGTCGATTGCGTTTCCTGATGAAAACCCGTCGCTGAACCGGACCGGAGCGGCGGTGATCCCCATGACGATTGCCGCCGCCGTCGGGCTATTCGAGTTTGGGTTGAGGTTGATCCGTGCGACGCGATCGCGGCCCGTGCGGATGGCGGCGGCGCTGGCGGTTTGCTTTTTACTGCTGGTTGGGATCGCGAACGCGAATAGGGCGTTGGTATTTACGAGTTGGCAGCGGATTTATACGAACAACGCCTGGAACACGAAGCAGATCGGCGCGGCGCTTCGCGGCTTTGACGGATCGATCGGCGATCAGGCGAACGCGTTCGTTATCCCCTATCCGCATTGGGTCGATACGCGGCTGGTCGGGATTACCGGCGGTTTTCCGGAGCGCGATTTCGCGTTGCCGCGGGAACGGATCGGGACCGTTGGCGGAGGCGACCGTCCGCTGTTATTCGTGATTAAGGATGACGACACGGAAAGCGAGGCGCTGATCCGGACGCAGTATCCCGAGGTCACGACGCGGCGGATTCCGGGGACCGCGCCGGGAAAAGATTTTAAACTGATGCTGGTTCCTTGAAGACCGCTTTGGGAAGCGTTATATAATTCAGGATGAATGGAGGCCCCGGCGGCGTGAAACGGCTGCGCGCGGGCTGGAGGAAAGATGATACCCATGATGACTGGTTTTGAGGCCGGGGTCCAATCCGCCGGAGGAACCTGGAGCGAACTGTTTTCCCGCGGCGCGGCGGTGAACGCCGTTCCGCTGTTGACGGTTTTGGCGTGGTATCTGACGGTTTTGGCGATTGGGACCGTTTTCTATCCGCTGACACGATTGGTTTTCGGCGGCGACAGTGTTCGCGGTTGGGGCGTTTCGCGGTTCTTTGGCCTGCTTGTTTGGGGCGTGACGGTCTGGCTCGCGAGCCAGTTCGGCGCGACGTTTCTTCCCATTACGATGACGGCCTGTTTTTGCGCGTGGGCGCTGGTGAACCTGATCCTTTTCTTCGGATTCTGGAAAGTGATCTGCGGCGAGCTGCGTTCGAATCGGAAGCGGATTCTGACGATCGAAGCGGTTTTCCTGGGCCTGTTCGTGTTTTTTCTGTTGATCCGTCTGGGGAATCCTGACCTCTGGCACCCGTATAAAGGCGGAGAAAAGCCAATGGATTTCTCGTATTTCAACGCTGTTCTCAAGAGTACGATTCTTCCGCCTTACGATCCATGGTTCAGCGGCGGGCGGCTTAATTATTATTATTATGGATTTTTCCTGTCCGGGCTGCTGACGAAGTGGTTGGGGATCGTTCCGTCGGTCGCGTATAACCTGATCCTGCCTACCTGGTTCGCATATTTGGGCGTTGGCGCTTTTTCGATTGGCGCGACGATTTTTCGCGGCCTGTATCCGGACGGGTCAGAGTCGGCGGCGACAGGAACAGGCCTGCTTTCGGTAACTTTTTTACAGCTGATCGGCAATCTGGGTACGCTTGGAATTATCGGATCGCAGCTCGTCCAGTTGGGACGGCAGGCGCTTCCGATGGTTGAGGGTCAGGCGAACGGATTCATAGCTTTTTTTGTCGGAATCCGCCAGCTCTTCGCCGGGCATCGATTTCAGCTTTACCCGGGCGATTGGTATTGGATTCCGAGCCGGGCGATTCCCGGTGAGCCGATTACCGAATTCCCGTATTTTACGTTTCTTTACGGCGATCCTCATGCGCACCTGTTCGCGCTGCCGATAACGGTTCTCGTTCTGGTCTGGATCGTTTCGCTGGCCTTCCGGGTTGATCGGTGCGCGCTCCCGAAATGGGGCGAGTGGGTGATCGCGCTGATCGGCGGAGGGTTGACGATCGGGTCGCTGATCCCGACGAATACTTGGGATTTCCCAACGTTTTTGCTGCTGGCGATTGGGGCGATCGGGTTGATCGTCGGACGTTTCCGCTTGAGCGGTCCGGACGCGGCGGCGCGGAAAGCGTGGATTATCGCCGCGTCCGTCGTCCTGGTAGCTGTCGTTTCGGCTGGACTTTTCCTGCCGTACCTGCTGACGAATTGGCGCGATTCGGGCATGATGTTCTGGGAGGGGGACCGAACGCCGCAGTGGGCGTATCTTCTGCACTGGGGGATATTCCTGTTCGCGGTTGCCGGTTGGTTGATCTATGAGACGATGGACTGGCTGAAGGTGGTTAAGATTTCCGCGGTTCGAAAGTTTTACGCGAGGGTTCAGGCCGGCTTTTTTATTTTCGCCGTGTTCCTGGTTATTGTCTTCGGTTTTTTCGCTGCGACGAAGGCGCCGGTCGGTTTGATCGCGTTCCCGTTGATGCTGTGGGCGTTGGTTCTCCTTCTCCGTCCGGGTCAGCCGCTCCTGAAGCGCATTATTTTCTTCTGTCTGGGGACCGCGTTTTTTATCACGTTATTCGTTGAATTTACCGCGCTGCGCGGCGACGTCGGCCGAATGAATATGGTTTTTAAGCTGTACAATCAGGCCTGGACGCTGATGGCGCTGGGGGCCGCGATCGGGACCGCTGTGGTGATAGCCGGCTGGGCTGGGAATGAATCGGGTTCCCGGAGTCGTTTTTCGGAAATGACGGCGACGGCATGGAAGGTCCTTTTTTCCTGCCTGCTTTTCAGCGGGGCGCTGTTTACGCTGACCGCCAGTATGGATAAGATTCGCGACCGCATGGTTAAAACCGCGCCGCACTCACTCGATGGAATGGCGTACATGGACAGCGCGTTTTATTCTCAGGACGGTTTCACGATGGACCTGTCTCAGGATGCCAACGCGATCCGCTGGCTCCAGGAGAACGTCTCCGGTTCGCCGACGATCGTTGAGGGTCATGCGACGGAATATAAATGGGGAAACCGGATGACGGTGTATACCGGGCTGCCCTCGGTCATTGGTTGGAATTATCATCAGCGCCAGCAGCGGACGATGATGACTGAGGCGGTTTGGAAGCGGGTTGAGGACGTCAACGATTTTTATACAACGGCGTCGGTTGAGGCGGCGCGTGCGTTTCTCGATACGTATGGCGTTCGTTATGTGATCGTCGGTCAGCTTGAACGGGGATTGTACGACCCGACGGGGATCGCGAAATTCGACGCTGCGGACGGCGATGCCTGGAAAACGGTTTTCCGTGACCGGGATACGGTGATATATGAGGTGAAGAAATGATTGCGGTCGGTACCTGGTTGGCCGCTGGCGCTGCGATGAGCCTGCTGGCCGCGCCGGTCGGTTTTCGCTATTTTTCGGCATGGCGCAGCCGCGGCGTCGGATTTTACAGGCCGCTGAGCCTGATCCTGATTGGATTCCTTTTCTGGCTTTTCGGCGTATTGGGTTTGGCCCAAAATTCATTGGGCGGTCTGGCGGCAGCGCTGGCGCCGGTCGCCGCATGGTCCGTGCGGACGCTCTGGCTGGATCGTGAAGGGGAGTTTTTTCATTGGGTCCGGCGGAATTGGAAAACGATTGTGATTTCCGAGGCGGTCTTTCTCTGCGGTTTTGCGCTGGTGCTCCTGTTCCGCGGGACGGGTCCCGACATATCCGGAACCGAAAAGCCGATGGAGATGATGTTCATCAATGGGATCCTGCGGTCGGAGACGCTCCCGCCCGCCGATGGTTGGCTTAGCGGGTATTCAATTTCTTACTACTACTTTGGTTATCTGATGACGGCGATTCTGATCCGGTTTTCAGGCGTTCCGTCGGAAATTGGCTTTAACCTGATGCTGGCGACGGTTTTCGGCATGGCGGCGGCCGGGTCGTTCGAGCTCATCGGGGAGCTGCTGCGTCATGGCGGCGATCGCGAAAAGGATTGCGCGCCTTTCAAACCGGGCGCGCTTCTGGCGCCGGTTTTTCTTTTGCTGCTGGGAAACGCTGAAGGGCTGTTTGAAAGTCTGCATTCGCTGCGGCTGTTTTGGAACGCGGACGGAACTTCTGCGTTTTGGAAATGGGTCGGGTTGAAGGAATTGACCGACGCGCCGATCGCGTCCGCGACGGTCGATCCAACCGGCCGGGGCGGGATCTGGTGGTGGCGCGCGTCGCGGGTCCTTCAGGATATCGGGCTGGACGGGTCGACGCGCGAGGTGATCGACGAGTTCCCGTTTTTCTCGTTTTATCTGGGCGATCTGCATCCGCATGTCATCGCGATTCCATTCGTGCTGCTGGCGATTGCGGTCGCCTGGACGGGCTGCCGCTGGGCGGAGAAATCGGGCTTCGAATTCAGCGTGAAGGAGGGGATCGCGGGCGCGGTTTCGGATTGGCGATGGTTCGTCTTTCGGGAGGAATTCTGGCTTTCCGCGCTGATCGTCGGGGCCGCGATTTTTATTAACACGTGGGATTTCCCGTTCCTGTTCCTGTTGACGGTCGCAGGGTTCGCGTTCGGGCTGCGAAAAAATTTATTCCCTTTTTCGGCGTTTCTTAAAACGGCGGTTTGGGCGGCGATCCCGTTCGGAGCCGCCTGTATCGGGTTTTATGGATTATTCATGGAGGGCCTCGCGTCCCAGGCCGGCGGAATTCTCCCCAGCGGCGTGTATACGACGCGCTGGCTTCACCTGTCGATCATGTTTGGGGCGTTCCTTCTCCCGATCCTGATCTGGCTCGCCGCTCGCGTTCGGGATTCGATTCCGCGGAGCGCGAAGCGGACGATTTTCGGCTGGACCGGGTTGATTCTGGCGTTTCTCCTGGCGGTAACGACTGTACTGTTCTGGGCTATGACGCGGCTTTCGGCGTCCGCGGGGTCGTTCAGGACGATCGCGAAGCTTTTCCTCGATGGGCAGGGCGCGACGGAAAGCGTGAATCCGTTCGTCGGGTTCCTGATTCGGCGCGGGGAGACGCTCGCGACGACGCTGATTCTGGCGGGGATGATCGCTGCGGCGTTATGCCTGTTGACGCGGGGGCGGACTTTATCCGGGCCTGTCGATGTTGAATTGAACGGGGCGGATCGATTTATCGCGATGCTGTGCGCGCTGGCTGGGGCGCTGATCCTGTTCCCGGAATTCTTCTATTTGCGCGATTTTTTCGGAACGCGAATGAATACAATTTTCAAGTTTTATTACCTCGCGTGGATTTTACTGAGTCTCAGCGCTGCTTACGCGGTGAACCGGCTATGGCGCGGGATTCGAGGAAGGGCCGGCTGCGTTGCGGTTCGTATGGCTCTGGCGCTGTTTCTCCTCAGCGCGGCGGTATATCCGTTCTGGGGAATAACGTCGAAGGTCGGGGCGCTTGGACGCCGCGGGCTTTCGTTGGACGGCGCAGCGTTTGTTCGCGCGGGCCGTGAGAATGATTGGGCGACGGTCGAGTGG includes:
- a CDS encoding CDP-paratose 2-epimerase, yielding MSSKKVFVTGGAGFIGSNYVADLIRRGDEVTIYDNLSRPGVSYNIDWLNREFGADAFRLIVGDVRDADKLEKEIGKPDVVAHFAAQVAVTTSVVNPREDFEINALGTFNVLEAVRKSGTQPTVLYTSTNKVYGGMEDVRVSVGKTRYRYLDYPEGITEAQPLDFHSPYGCSKGAGDQYMRDYARIYGIPTVVFRQSAIYGTRQFGIEDQGWVSWFIIAVLTNKPLTIYGDGKQVRDLLYIDDLIRVYHAAVEQPEKSAGQIFNIGGGSKRVISVWKEFGPLLEELAGKPVDVRYSDWRPGDQVIYVSDIHKAKDVLGWAPEISVRDGIEMVWRWASENKGLFS